In Geobacter sp., a single window of DNA contains:
- a CDS encoding SAP domain-containing protein yields the protein MKIDEVKALAKQKGVKAGKMKKAELIQAIQRAEGNEECYNSGNAPTCGQEQCLWREDC from the coding sequence ATGAAGATCGATGAGGTCAAGGCGTTGGCGAAGCAGAAAGGGGTCAAGGCGGGAAAGATGAAGAAGGCAGAGCTGATCCAGGCGATCCAGCGTGCAGAGGGGAACGAGGAGTGCTACAACAGCGGCAATGCCCCGACCTGCGGGCAGGAGCAGTGCCTCTGGCGCGAAGACTGCTGA